A genomic window from Arthrobacter sp. FW305-BF8 includes:
- a CDS encoding aldehyde dehydrogenase family protein, with amino-acid sequence MSGTYVGEESAHAEAELVAAAGSPAAAETLFIAGRWVAPQAGGTRTITCPADGSVVGPVAEAGEADTVVAIQAAKAAHDAGLWSSVPEPERGDLLLAVARRLRERKDEFARAESLDTGKRLVESEIDMDDVAACFTYFGKLAGQQAGRVVDAGNPDVVSRIVHEPVGVCGLITPWNYPLLQAAWKVAPALAAGNTFILKPAELTPHTAILLMQVLDEVGLPLGVANLVLGPGAVVGAPLASHPDVDMVSFTGGLTTGKMIAVQAADTVKKVALELGGKNPNVVFADADFDAAVDNALNAAFVHSGQVCSAGARLIVEESIAEAFVDELVRRAENIRLGGPFDADADAGPLISAAHRDKVTAYVEAGLAEGARLRCGGRWGTDELVGGYYYLPTVLDNVHSGMTVLTEEAFGPVVTVETFTGEDEAVALANDTIYGLAGAVWSQDAGRSQRVAARLRHGTIWINDFHPYLPQAEWGGMKQSGTGRELGPTGMAEYQEIKHVYQNLRPAATGWFPQ; translated from the coding sequence ATGTCTGGAACGTATGTCGGCGAAGAGTCAGCACATGCCGAGGCTGAGCTTGTAGCGGCCGCGGGATCCCCTGCGGCAGCGGAGACCTTGTTCATCGCAGGCCGATGGGTCGCCCCACAGGCAGGAGGAACACGCACTATCACCTGTCCCGCAGACGGGTCTGTAGTCGGGCCCGTTGCCGAGGCCGGGGAAGCGGACACCGTCGTCGCGATCCAGGCGGCCAAAGCCGCCCATGACGCGGGTCTCTGGTCCTCGGTGCCGGAGCCTGAACGCGGAGACCTCCTCCTGGCTGTGGCACGACGCCTGCGGGAGCGCAAGGACGAATTCGCCCGGGCGGAGTCCCTGGATACAGGAAAGCGCCTGGTGGAATCAGAGATTGACATGGACGATGTTGCCGCGTGCTTCACCTACTTCGGGAAGCTCGCTGGCCAGCAGGCGGGCCGGGTTGTCGATGCCGGTAATCCTGACGTCGTGAGCAGAATCGTCCATGAGCCGGTCGGAGTATGCGGCCTGATCACGCCGTGGAACTACCCCCTGCTGCAGGCAGCATGGAAGGTCGCGCCGGCGCTGGCCGCCGGGAACACGTTCATCCTGAAACCCGCGGAGCTCACACCGCACACGGCGATACTGCTGATGCAGGTCCTGGACGAAGTAGGCCTCCCACTTGGAGTGGCCAACCTGGTACTCGGCCCGGGCGCCGTCGTCGGAGCACCGTTGGCAAGCCATCCGGACGTGGACATGGTCTCGTTCACCGGCGGCCTGACCACGGGCAAGATGATCGCTGTTCAGGCGGCAGACACTGTCAAGAAAGTAGCGCTGGAGCTGGGAGGGAAGAATCCCAACGTCGTCTTCGCGGACGCCGACTTCGATGCCGCCGTGGACAATGCCCTCAACGCCGCCTTTGTCCATTCGGGACAGGTCTGCTCGGCCGGCGCCCGCCTGATCGTGGAGGAGTCCATAGCAGAGGCTTTCGTGGACGAGCTGGTGCGTCGGGCCGAGAACATCCGCCTTGGCGGACCCTTCGACGCCGATGCGGACGCCGGGCCATTGATCTCGGCAGCCCACCGGGACAAGGTCACAGCCTACGTGGAAGCCGGCCTGGCCGAGGGCGCGCGCCTGCGCTGCGGAGGCCGATGGGGAACGGACGAACTGGTGGGCGGCTACTACTACCTCCCCACCGTCCTGGACAACGTCCACAGCGGCATGACGGTACTGACGGAAGAGGCTTTCGGCCCGGTCGTCACCGTGGAAACCTTCACCGGCGAGGACGAGGCCGTCGCCCTCGCCAACGACACGATTTACGGCCTGGCAGGGGCGGTCTGGAGCCAGGACGCCGGACGCTCCCAGCGGGTGGCCGCCCGGTTGCGTCACGGCACCATCTGGATCAATGACTTCCACCCCTACCTGCCCCAGGCCGAATGGGGCGGAATGAAGCAGTCCGGCACCGGACGGGAACTCGGGCCGACCGGAATGGCCGAGTACCAGGAGATCAAGCATGTGTACCAAAACCTGCGTCCCGCTGCCACCGGCTGGTTCCCCCAGTAA
- a CDS encoding DUF305 domain-containing protein: MNAAENRDNPHEGTSGQDHSGHGSSSGMYVKFGIMLLVSLGLMWMLSMSMIRSIDHFYFNLSNFWMALVMVSAMAIVMVVGMWSMFKNKKANIAMLVGFAVLFGGAFALGRTETFVGNEEFLKSMIPHHSRAVLVCQESGITDPEIVELCKGIVESQQQEISQMQSILDRYESD, encoded by the coding sequence GTGAACGCAGCGGAAAATAGGGACAATCCCCACGAAGGCACGTCAGGGCAAGACCATTCCGGCCATGGCAGTTCCAGTGGGATGTACGTGAAGTTCGGCATCATGTTGCTGGTCAGTCTTGGGCTTATGTGGATGTTGTCGATGTCCATGATTCGGTCTATCGATCACTTCTACTTCAATCTGAGTAACTTCTGGATGGCTCTGGTCATGGTTTCAGCGATGGCCATCGTTATGGTCGTTGGCATGTGGTCGATGTTCAAGAACAAAAAAGCGAACATTGCCATGTTGGTCGGCTTCGCCGTCCTTTTTGGTGGCGCGTTCGCGCTTGGACGGACGGAAACCTTCGTGGGCAACGAGGAATTCCTGAAATCAATGATCCCTCACCACTCCCGGGCCGTTCTGGTCTGTCAGGAATCGGGCATCACTGATCCGGAGATTGTTGAGCTCTGCAAGGGAATCGTGGAGTCTCAGCAGCAGGAAATATCCCAGATGCAGTCCATCCTCGATCGTTATGAATCGGACTGA
- the proC gene encoding pyrroline-5-carboxylate reductase: protein MSMTTAFLGCGSMNEAILAGLLKAGTAPEEVIVTVRRPERAVELDSRYPGLSAMAVQENPESNKRATTWADVVILGVKPAGIADLAREISSSLAPETVVVSVAAAVTLTQLEAALPQGQPVIRALPNTPIKLGRGVVALTPGSHCGPEQLGQVKGILEGTGTVVEVPEEQVNAVSAISGSGPAYAYYLAEAMAAAGAELGLDPELSVLLARETVAGAGLMLAEPGADASALRKTMAGPDSITLRALAVFDERGTPGIITEGARATVDRSAEITQQLRAKRP from the coding sequence ATGAGCATGACAACGGCATTCCTTGGCTGCGGATCGATGAACGAAGCCATCCTGGCTGGCCTGCTGAAAGCCGGAACAGCGCCGGAAGAAGTCATCGTGACGGTCCGCCGCCCTGAACGAGCGGTTGAACTGGACTCCCGGTATCCGGGCCTGAGCGCCATGGCCGTGCAGGAAAACCCCGAGAGCAACAAGCGCGCGACCACTTGGGCCGACGTCGTCATCCTCGGAGTCAAACCGGCAGGGATTGCCGATCTCGCCCGAGAGATCAGCAGCTCGTTAGCACCCGAAACCGTGGTCGTTAGCGTGGCCGCAGCCGTGACCCTGACGCAGCTGGAAGCTGCCTTGCCCCAAGGCCAGCCAGTGATCCGGGCCCTGCCCAACACACCCATCAAGCTGGGACGCGGGGTTGTAGCACTTACTCCCGGCAGCCACTGCGGCCCTGAGCAGTTGGGCCAAGTCAAAGGCATTCTCGAAGGCACAGGCACTGTTGTGGAGGTGCCGGAGGAGCAGGTAAACGCTGTTTCGGCCATTAGCGGCTCAGGCCCGGCCTACGCTTACTATTTGGCCGAAGCCATGGCTGCCGCAGGTGCAGAACTGGGCCTCGACCCGGAACTGTCCGTTCTTCTGGCCCGTGAAACGGTGGCAGGCGCGGGCCTGATGCTCGCTGAACCCGGCGCCGATGCCTCCGCCCTGCGCAAGACCATGGCCGGCCCCGACAGCATCACCCTTCGCGCCCTTGCCGTTTTCGATGAGCGGGGCACGCCCGGCATCATCACCGAAGGGGCCCGTGCAACGGTGGACCGATCAGCAGAAATCACCCAACAACTCAGGGCAAAGCGTCCCTAA
- a CDS encoding helix-turn-helix domain-containing protein, which produces MVQRAANGIPKSVLASDYGISRETVYQYLRQAKLS; this is translated from the coding sequence GTGGTCCAGCGGGCAGCGAATGGCATCCCCAAATCCGTCCTCGCCAGCGACTACGGCATCAGCCGGGAAACCGTCTACCAATACCTGCGCCAGGCCAAACTGTCCTGA
- a CDS encoding tyrosine-type recombinase/integrase → MQPFLFQRTIGQRTEVITPESLRAELAKLSDALSVEHPELAACRFTPHDFRRLFATDLVNHGLTIHIGAALLGHLDVQTTHGYVSVSQGRHPALPGTCQTQSRPSCQGVPGGQGHGMNGPNSKSISTSERSSSAAASAPTPPPASTNMPVSVAPCSKSTLS, encoded by the coding sequence TTGCAGCCCTTTTTGTTTCAAAGGACGATCGGGCAACGCACCGAGGTCATCACCCCGGAGTCACTGCGCGCTGAACTGGCAAAGCTGAGCGATGCCCTGTCTGTCGAGCATCCCGAGCTGGCCGCCTGCCGGTTCACTCCGCACGACTTCCGCCGTCTGTTTGCTACAGACCTCGTCAATCACGGCCTGACCATCCACATCGGAGCCGCACTCCTTGGCCACCTGGACGTGCAAACCACCCATGGCTACGTCAGCGTATCCCAGGGACGTCATCCGGCCCTACCAGGCACTTGCCAGACGCAGAGCCGCCCGTCCTGCCAGGGAGTACCGGGCGGCCAAGGACACGGAATGAATGGGCCAAATTCGAAGAGCATTTCGACAAGCGAAAGGTCGAGCTCGGCAGCTGCGTCCGCCCCTACGCCACCCCCTGCGAGCACGAACATGCCGGTGTCCGTTGCCCCATGCTCCAAGTCGACCCTGTCATGA
- a CDS encoding MFS transporter, translated as MSFTAVDDAPVRGFHRKLTAACSGGPLLDGYLLAIVGIALPGITGNMHLDTGVEATIGVASLIGMFFGGLICGPLTDRIGRKPMYTLDLLVLVVASALSVVATEAWQLIALRFIIGAAIAADYPIATSLLSEWLPRKRRAGMFSAVIIIWYIGASLAYLVGYLINEFMGSDGWRWMLGSGAVLALIVFLLRIGTPESPRWLVGAGRVDEARQVIENSLHVRVTAEELTGSLPRTVESRGNIIDLFRGIYLRRMLFIIVFFTCAIIPLFALLTFGPQLLGSLGLGAGNLANLGTAIINLVFALGCLPAMKLLETIGRRRTIIWSFGLMVLPLIALGVWTNAPGPLIVAFFSLYALFSGGPSILEWAYPNELFPTRIRAAAVGVAVALTRFGAAVGTFLVPVSLVTLGTSATMFIGAGITFVGFLACIAWAEETRSRSLEETGAIEVVPSTPTTTSKVSSGF; from the coding sequence ATGAGTTTCACTGCTGTTGATGATGCCCCTGTCAGAGGTTTCCACCGCAAACTCACGGCCGCATGTTCCGGCGGCCCCTTACTTGATGGCTACCTGCTCGCCATTGTTGGGATCGCGTTGCCCGGGATCACCGGCAACATGCACCTGGACACGGGAGTCGAAGCAACGATCGGCGTTGCCTCCCTTATCGGGATGTTTTTCGGTGGCCTGATTTGCGGCCCGCTCACTGACCGCATCGGTCGCAAGCCCATGTACACCCTCGACCTGCTCGTGCTCGTCGTCGCATCGGCCCTCTCGGTAGTAGCTACCGAAGCCTGGCAGCTGATCGCACTCCGATTCATCATTGGCGCCGCCATCGCCGCGGACTACCCCATCGCGACCTCACTGCTTTCTGAATGGCTTCCCCGGAAGCGGCGCGCCGGAATGTTCAGCGCGGTCATCATTATTTGGTACATCGGCGCATCCCTGGCCTACCTCGTGGGATACCTGATCAACGAATTCATGGGCAGCGACGGCTGGCGCTGGATGTTGGGCAGCGGCGCCGTCCTGGCACTCATCGTTTTCCTGCTCCGCATTGGCACCCCTGAATCGCCACGGTGGTTGGTAGGGGCCGGACGGGTGGACGAAGCCCGCCAGGTAATCGAGAACTCCCTCCACGTCCGAGTTACCGCCGAAGAGCTGACCGGCAGCCTGCCTCGGACCGTGGAATCGCGCGGTAACATCATCGACCTCTTCCGCGGAATCTACCTGCGCCGCATGCTGTTCATCATCGTCTTCTTCACCTGCGCCATCATCCCCCTGTTCGCACTGCTCACCTTCGGTCCGCAACTGCTCGGTTCACTGGGACTGGGGGCAGGAAACCTCGCCAATCTCGGGACGGCGATCATCAACCTGGTCTTCGCGCTCGGGTGCCTGCCCGCGATGAAGCTCCTGGAAACCATCGGGCGGCGCAGGACGATCATCTGGTCCTTTGGACTCATGGTGCTCCCACTGATCGCGCTCGGCGTGTGGACCAACGCACCCGGCCCCCTCATTGTTGCCTTCTTCAGCCTCTACGCTCTCTTCTCCGGTGGCCCCAGCATCCTCGAATGGGCCTACCCCAACGAACTGTTCCCGACCAGGATCCGTGCCGCGGCTGTCGGCGTCGCCGTCGCCCTGACACGGTTCGGGGCAGCAGTCGGCACGTTCCTCGTCCCGGTCTCACTGGTCACCCTGGGCACCTCGGCAACCATGTTCATCGGGGCCGGTATCACCTTCGTCGGCTTCCTTGCCTGCATCGCCTGGGCAGAAGAGACCCGCAGCCGCTCCCTGGAAGAGACCGGCGCCATCGAGGTGGTGCCCTCCACACCGACCACGACCTCAAAGGTCAGCTCGGGTTTCTGA
- a CDS encoding formate/nitrite transporter family protein: MTAPAPNEIYDRAKREGGRRLDMPALEQVSTGFIAGVTIVFGIVAMAMARELIAPALGTGPGKLAGALAFGLGLVFLVIGRSELFTENFFDPVATAIERRRGSAPSGCQEAGRLQTGQLLCFHPAPLPHA, encoded by the coding sequence ATGACTGCGCCGGCCCCGAATGAGATCTATGACCGTGCCAAGCGTGAGGGCGGGCGTCGGCTGGACATGCCTGCGCTCGAGCAGGTGTCCACCGGATTCATCGCCGGGGTGACGATCGTATTCGGGATCGTCGCTATGGCCATGGCCAGGGAACTGATCGCGCCGGCTCTGGGAACTGGCCCGGGGAAACTGGCCGGGGCACTTGCTTTCGGCCTCGGCCTGGTGTTCCTGGTGATCGGCAGGTCGGAATTGTTCACCGAGAACTTCTTCGACCCGGTCGCGACCGCGATCGAACGACGTCGGGGCTCTGCTCCAAGTGGTTGTCAGGAAGCTGGCCGGTTGCAAACCGGCCAGCTTCTCTGTTTTCACCCAGCCCCGTTGCCGCACGCATAG
- a CDS encoding NtaA/DmoA family FMN-dependent monooxygenase (This protein belongs to a clade of FMN-dependent monooxygenases, within a broader family of flavin-dependent oxidoreductases, the luciferase-like monooxygenase (LMM) family, some of whose members use coenzyme F420 rather than FMN.), giving the protein MWSAVTELGNGYGMQGGAWRAPGVDASNYTNFDAQVRYAQAAERGKFAFLFLPDFVVQTGDLDHEAPQLTLDPLMTAAAVARGTSHIGLVATGSTTFNEPYNVARQFKALDVMSHGRIGWNAVTTADPGSAANFGRQIDPRPERYQRAHETIQIVQTLWGSWEEDAWLKDTANGRFADPDKIQPINLQRNYVASRGPLPIPPSEQGQPVIFSAGGGQNVLELAGRYASGVIGAVFTIEDARAQREAIRDAARRAGRDPDEVKFFAGLMPAIGATKRAALDRRVTLGGHTFPARVPYLGSMLGLDLKVDQLDQPLTPAQLAAAHASPFDPRSPRALEIAREGWTIRDVLAHGVIDYHPTPVGPASVTADHMQEWFEADAVDGFWLLFDVYEDAIDTFVDDVVPLLQERGLYHLDYEGATLRENLEAHQQYGLDPRLGGGQ; this is encoded by the coding sequence ATGTGGTCCGCGGTGACGGAACTCGGCAACGGGTACGGCATGCAGGGCGGGGCATGGCGGGCACCTGGTGTCGACGCCTCCAACTACACCAACTTCGACGCGCAGGTGCGCTACGCCCAAGCCGCCGAACGGGGCAAGTTCGCGTTCCTGTTTCTGCCTGACTTCGTGGTCCAGACCGGGGACCTGGATCACGAGGCTCCGCAACTGACCCTCGATCCCCTGATGACAGCGGCAGCCGTCGCCCGTGGCACCAGCCACATCGGCTTGGTGGCCACTGGCTCCACGACCTTCAACGAGCCGTACAACGTCGCCCGCCAGTTCAAAGCACTGGACGTCATGAGCCACGGCCGAATCGGGTGGAACGCGGTAACCACCGCCGATCCAGGGTCGGCGGCCAACTTCGGCCGCCAGATCGATCCTCGCCCGGAGCGCTACCAGCGCGCTCACGAGACAATCCAGATCGTGCAGACACTATGGGGCAGCTGGGAGGAAGACGCCTGGCTCAAAGACACCGCGAACGGTCGCTTCGCCGACCCGGACAAAATCCAACCGATCAATCTCCAAAGAAACTATGTCGCCTCACGCGGCCCTTTGCCCATCCCGCCTTCCGAACAGGGACAGCCCGTTATTTTCTCCGCCGGCGGCGGGCAAAACGTGCTGGAACTCGCCGGCCGGTACGCCAGCGGGGTCATCGGCGCGGTATTCACCATCGAAGACGCCCGCGCCCAGCGCGAAGCAATCCGCGACGCCGCCCGTCGGGCCGGCCGCGACCCCGACGAGGTGAAGTTCTTCGCCGGGCTCATGCCTGCAATCGGCGCCACTAAACGAGCAGCGCTGGACCGGCGGGTAACCCTGGGCGGGCACACCTTCCCCGCCCGCGTCCCTTACCTGGGTTCCATGCTGGGCCTTGACCTGAAGGTGGATCAGCTGGACCAGCCGCTGACCCCCGCCCAACTGGCGGCAGCTCACGCCAGCCCGTTCGATCCTCGCTCCCCGCGGGCATTGGAGATCGCCCGGGAGGGGTGGACCATCCGCGACGTACTGGCCCATGGCGTCATCGACTACCACCCGACACCGGTAGGTCCCGCATCAGTGACGGCTGACCACATGCAGGAGTGGTTCGAAGCCGACGCCGTCGACGGCTTCTGGCTCCTCTTCGACGTCTACGAAGACGCGATCGACACTTTCGTCGACGACGTCGTCCCCCTGCTCCAGGAACGCGGCCTCTACCACCTGGACTACGAAGGAGCCACCCTGCGCGAGAACCTTGAAGCCCACCAACAGTACGGACTCGACCCCCGTCTGGGCGGCGGACAGTGA
- a CDS encoding four-helix bundle copper-binding protein: MLETYPKELGGVDRQKLADSIEACFECVQTCTACADACLSEDMVADLTKCIRTNLDCADICATTGNVLSRHTGYDANLTRAVLEACRTACKACGDECEQHAGMHEHCRVCAEACHRCEKACEELLSSLG, translated from the coding sequence ATGCTGGAAACCTATCCGAAAGAGCTCGGCGGTGTTGACCGTCAGAAGCTGGCCGATTCTATCGAGGCATGTTTCGAATGTGTGCAGACCTGTACCGCCTGCGCCGACGCCTGCCTGAGTGAGGACATGGTGGCGGACCTGACTAAATGCATCCGCACGAACTTGGACTGCGCTGACATTTGCGCCACTACCGGAAATGTCCTGTCCCGCCACACCGGGTATGACGCGAACCTCACACGAGCAGTCCTCGAGGCATGCCGGACCGCCTGCAAAGCTTGTGGTGATGAGTGTGAGCAGCACGCAGGAATGCATGAGCATTGCCGGGTCTGCGCTGAAGCATGCCACCGCTGTGAGAAGGCCTGCGAGGAACTCCTGTCTTCGTTGGGCTGA
- a CDS encoding IclR family transcriptional regulator, with amino-acid sequence MAISVRDVGTNSNGYLQGGSLQSVDRAITVLKILARAGSAGVTEVAEEMGVHKSTISRLLRALEAQGMAQSSGRGRYQLGLGILHLANSIPVRLDLAKEARPVLEALAAKFGETVNLAVLNSNHVVNIDEAFGPSRLGTKNWMGLLTPIHATSSGKVFLASLSAAERDRMLNESGMPALTNQTITSRQELEAEVAAAAKLGYATVQGELEDGLNGIAVPIHGHQGTVIGAVSISGPSFRFEPEKQAGLIEALKQAGLNIGEKMGYRLSS; translated from the coding sequence ATGGCCATTTCAGTACGTGACGTTGGCACGAATTCCAACGGGTACCTTCAGGGGGGAAGTCTTCAGTCAGTTGATCGTGCCATTACAGTCCTGAAGATTCTGGCCCGGGCTGGCAGTGCCGGCGTCACTGAAGTCGCAGAGGAGATGGGAGTCCACAAGTCGACAATTTCCCGGCTTCTCCGCGCATTGGAAGCACAAGGAATGGCACAGAGCAGCGGGAGAGGCAGGTATCAACTCGGACTTGGCATCCTGCATCTGGCAAACTCGATACCGGTGCGGCTCGATCTGGCCAAGGAAGCGCGCCCCGTCCTGGAAGCCCTCGCCGCTAAATTCGGGGAAACCGTCAACCTGGCCGTTTTGAACTCGAACCACGTGGTTAACATCGACGAAGCGTTCGGGCCCTCCAGGCTGGGTACCAAGAACTGGATGGGACTTCTTACGCCCATTCACGCTACTTCAAGCGGAAAAGTCTTTCTGGCCTCACTGTCTGCCGCGGAGCGCGACCGCATGCTCAATGAATCCGGTATGCCCGCATTAACAAACCAGACCATCACCTCGCGGCAGGAACTGGAGGCGGAAGTGGCGGCAGCGGCGAAATTAGGCTATGCGACGGTGCAAGGTGAACTCGAGGACGGACTTAACGGCATTGCCGTCCCTATCCATGGCCACCAGGGAACTGTCATTGGGGCGGTAAGCATCTCTGGCCCGTCTTTCAGGTTCGAACCTGAAAAACAGGCTGGGCTGATCGAAGCGCTTAAGCAGGCAGGCCTGAACATAGGTGAAAAGATGGGTTACCGCCTTAGCTCCTGA
- a CDS encoding arylsulfatase, translated as MSEIREILPIPARRSQPVTAAMGIHQQEAPFTPVAPLQAPEGAPNVVVVLIDDMGFGASSAFGGPCEMPTAEKLSDEGLRYSRFHVTALCSPTRQALMTGRNHHSVGMGVTTEMSTSTPGYTGFRPDSAATIAQTLSANGYSTAAFGKWHQTPPREVSPSGPFDRWPIGEGFDKFYGFMGAEMNHWYPQLFDGTTPVEPSQRPEDGYHLSEDLVDQAINWVQTQKTLTPEKPFFSYIAFGATHGPFHVAPEWKDKYRGRFDHGWDAQRESTLARQKELGVVPDSAELSPWADVVPHWDELNDTEHQVAASFMETYAGFAEHTDVQVGRFVDALDEIGELDNTLFIYILGDNGASGEGGIEGTMREHLVGHGFKDSTEAMAQELDALGDATTYAIYPVGWALAMNTPYQWTKQVASHLGGTRDGMIMRWGNGIRHGGGVRHQYHHVIDIAPTIFEAAGIPHPVTVNGVTQQPIEGTSMLYTFNTPDAEDRRRTQYFEMCGNRSIYHEGWTAVTRHGTPWEMVPEGLPSFDEDIWELYNIRNDWSQAHNLADKYPEKLRELQQLFLIEASKYNVFPLDDRVTERENPEVAGRIDLLGDRTTVTYRAGMGRFTEETTLNVKNRSHSVTARVDVPEGGAEGVLIAQGGRFGGWSLYVADGRLSYAHNCYGRDLYIVRSDEALVPGPQELSMEFHYDGGGIGQGAEIRLAADGRVVGKGRVDQTTAYYFSFDETLNIGVDRGTPVTDDYLPVDNAFTGTMHTVRIDLHDDDHNQHLTAADRQRMALAHQ; from the coding sequence ATGAGTGAAATCCGCGAAATACTTCCCATCCCCGCGCGGAGGAGCCAGCCGGTCACGGCGGCCATGGGAATACATCAGCAAGAGGCACCCTTCACGCCCGTCGCCCCTCTTCAGGCACCGGAGGGCGCCCCTAACGTGGTGGTCGTCCTCATCGATGACATGGGCTTCGGCGCTTCGAGTGCCTTCGGCGGCCCATGCGAGATGCCGACAGCGGAGAAGCTGTCCGACGAAGGGCTGCGCTACAGCCGCTTCCACGTCACAGCACTGTGCTCCCCCACGCGGCAGGCCCTGATGACGGGGCGGAACCACCACTCCGTGGGCATGGGCGTGACCACCGAGATGAGCACCTCCACCCCCGGTTACACGGGATTCCGTCCCGACAGTGCCGCCACCATCGCCCAGACCCTCAGCGCGAACGGTTACAGCACCGCGGCGTTCGGCAAGTGGCACCAGACCCCGCCCCGCGAGGTCAGCCCGTCAGGGCCCTTTGACCGCTGGCCCATCGGGGAGGGGTTCGATAAGTTCTACGGGTTCATGGGTGCCGAGATGAACCACTGGTACCCGCAGCTCTTTGACGGCACGACACCGGTGGAGCCTTCGCAGCGGCCCGAAGACGGCTACCACCTCTCCGAGGACCTCGTGGACCAGGCAATCAACTGGGTCCAGACCCAGAAGACACTCACCCCGGAGAAGCCGTTCTTCAGCTACATCGCCTTCGGCGCCACCCACGGACCGTTCCACGTCGCTCCCGAGTGGAAGGACAAGTACCGTGGCCGCTTCGACCATGGCTGGGACGCCCAACGCGAATCGACGCTGGCCCGGCAGAAGGAACTGGGCGTCGTCCCCGACTCCGCCGAACTAAGCCCCTGGGCCGACGTCGTCCCGCACTGGGACGAACTCAACGACACCGAGCACCAGGTGGCAGCCTCCTTCATGGAAACCTACGCCGGGTTCGCCGAACACACCGACGTCCAGGTCGGACGCTTCGTTGACGCCCTGGACGAAATCGGGGAGCTCGATAACACCCTCTTCATCTACATCCTCGGGGACAATGGCGCTTCCGGTGAGGGCGGCATCGAAGGCACCATGCGCGAGCACCTGGTAGGACACGGCTTCAAAGACAGCACCGAAGCCATGGCACAGGAACTCGACGCCCTCGGCGACGCCACCACCTACGCCATCTACCCGGTCGGGTGGGCCCTGGCCATGAATACTCCCTACCAGTGGACCAAGCAGGTCGCCTCCCACCTCGGCGGCACCCGCGACGGCATGATCATGCGCTGGGGCAATGGGATCCGGCACGGCGGCGGTGTGCGGCACCAGTACCATCACGTCATCGACATCGCCCCGACCATTTTCGAAGCGGCCGGAATCCCCCACCCGGTCACGGTCAACGGCGTGACGCAGCAGCCCATCGAAGGCACCAGCATGCTGTACACCTTCAACACACCCGACGCCGAAGACCGCAGGCGCACCCAGTACTTCGAAATGTGTGGCAACCGCAGCATCTACCACGAAGGCTGGACGGCGGTGACCCGCCACGGCACACCATGGGAAATGGTCCCCGAAGGGCTGCCCTCCTTCGACGAGGACATCTGGGAGCTCTACAACATCCGGAACGACTGGAGCCAGGCCCACAACCTCGCCGACAAGTACCCGGAGAAGCTGCGGGAACTCCAGCAGCTCTTCCTCATCGAAGCCAGCAAATACAACGTCTTCCCCCTCGATGACCGGGTCACCGAGCGGGAAAACCCCGAAGTCGCCGGACGGATCGACCTGCTCGGCGACCGGACAACAGTGACCTACCGTGCCGGCATGGGCCGCTTCACCGAAGAGACCACCCTGAACGTGAAGAACAGGTCGCACAGCGTGACCGCCCGGGTTGACGTCCCGGAAGGTGGAGCCGAAGGTGTCCTGATAGCCCAGGGCGGCCGTTTCGGCGGCTGGTCCCTGTACGTGGCAGACGGGCGCCTCAGCTACGCCCACAACTGCTACGGGCGGGACCTCTACATCGTCCGTTCCGACGAGGCACTCGTCCCTGGCCCCCAGGAACTTAGCATGGAATTCCACTACGACGGCGGCGGCATCGGCCAGGGCGCGGAAATCCGGCTCGCTGCTGATGGCAGGGTCGTCGGCAAGGGCAGGGTGGACCAGACCACCGCCTACTACTTCTCCTTCGACGAGACGCTCAACATCGGCGTCGACCGCGGAACCCCGGTCACCGATGACTACCTCCCGGTGGATAACGCGTTCACCGGCACGATGCATACCGTGCGCATTGACCTGCATGATGACGATCACAACCAGCACCTCACGGCTGCAGACCGACAGCGCATGGCACTGGCCCACCAGTAA